A region from the Alosa alosa isolate M-15738 ecotype Scorff River chromosome 7, AALO_Geno_1.1, whole genome shotgun sequence genome encodes:
- the dusp5 gene encoding dual specificity protein phosphatase 5: MRVSSIDCRRLKKIIRKECGSCLIVDCRPYFSFSNSNIKGSVNVNLNSVVVRRSRGGPVPLQFVIPDEKALYRLREGSISAVVALDDRTPHFQKLRKDSVAQIVINTLSASGANIYFLKGGYENFHAQYPELCTEMKAVEPTGTETERIIGSHCEKLGSYLKPDYDQGPPVELTPFLYLGSAYHASRHDYLADRRISALLNVSRRDTHPAKGQYDYKWIPVEDSHTADISSHFQEAFDFIDRVKQAGGKVLVHCEAGISRSPTICMAYLMRSRRLRLEEAFDIIRQQRAIISPNFSFMGQLLQFEAEVLSTPPPASPSSSVPGASMDSATSLEFTGNGTRPVPALRDPASLPRLSMDSATLAGIAEVSGAGTKPPPTPGPRGLAAPSPFFSDDFELGKSWEEPSSVFSFPTSFLTPLPLQSPVHQFKLSPITALP; the protein is encoded by the exons ATGAGGGTTTCAAGCATAGATTGCCGCCGTTTGAAGAAAATTATCAGAAAGGAATGTGGAAGCTGTCTTATTGTGGATTGTCGACCATACTTTTCTTTTTCGAACTCTAATATTAAAGGTTCGGTCAACGTGAACCTGAATTCCGTTGTCGTCAGGAGATCCCGAGGCGGCCCGGTGCCGCTTCAGTTTGTCATTCCGGATGAGAAAGCTTTGTATCGGCTCCGGGAAGGCAGCATCTCGGCTGTCGTGGCTCTGGACGACCGGACACCTCATTTCCAAAAGCTCAGAAAGGACAGTGTCGCTCAAATAGTGATTAATACACTCTCAGCGAGTGGTGCTAACATCTACTTTCTGAAAG GGGGCTATGAGAACTTCCACGCCCAATACCCTGAACTTTGCACTGAGATGAAAGCCGTCGAACCTACCGGAACCGAAACCGAGAGAATCATCGGCAGCCACTGTGAGAAACTGGGCTCCTACCTCAAGCCAGATTACGATCAG GGTCCGCCGGTGGAGCTCACCCCTTTCCTCTACCTCGGCAGTGCCTACCACGCCTCCCGACACGACTACCTGGCTGACCGCCGCATCTCAGCCTTGCTCAACGTCTCCAGGCGGGACACACACCCGGCAAAAGGCCAGTATGACTACAAGTGGATCCCAGTGGAGGACAGCCACACGGCCGACATCAGCTCCCACTTCCAGGAAGCGTTCGACTTCATCG ATCGTGTGAAACAGGCCGGTGGGAAAGTGCTGGTGCACTGTGAAGCTGGCATCTCTCGCTCCCCGACCATCTGCATGGCGTACCTGATGCGGAGCCGGCGGCTGCGGCTGGAGGAGGCCTTCGACATCATCCGCCAGCAGCGCGCCATCATCTCGCCCAACTTCAGCTTCATGGGCCAGCTGCTGCAGTTCGAGGCTGAGGTGCTCTCTACGCCGCCTCCTgcttccccttcctcctctgtcCCAGGGGCCTCCATGGACTCTGCCACCTCGTTGGAATTCACAGGAAATGGCACCAGGCCCGTTCCTGCGCTCCGAGATCCAGCCTCCTTGCCGAGGCTGTCCATGGACTCTGCCACCCTGGCGGGAATCGCGGAAGTGTCTGGAGCTGGAACTAAGCCCCCACCCACGCCCGGACCCCGAGGGCTAGCGGCCCCCTCCCCGTTCTTCTCCGATGACTTTGAGCTGGGCAAGAGCTGGGAAGAGCCGTCTTCCGTCTTCTCGTTCCCTACCTCCTTCCTGACGCCCTTGCCCCTCCAGTCGCCGGTCCACCAGTTCAAGCTCAGCCCAATAACTGCACTGCCTTAA